ATATTTTAGTGCAGGCACTGCATGTAGATGACCTGAGGCTACTGAGTCACCTGAAATTATCACTATGGAAACCAAGTGTTCCATATTTCTGTGTTCCATAGCAACTTGTACAAACAAACCAACTTGGCTTTGAAGTGCAGCTAACTTTCATCTTCAGCATAGAAAACCTTCATTCTTCAGTTTTTGAGCTTTCATCAACAAGGAATTCTCCTCAGAAGTCTCCATCGCTCTTTGatattaaaacagtttaaaaaacattttaagtaaaCTCAAAGTAAGTGCTTTTAAGGTGATATTATGTTTCCAGACTTAATGTGACAGTGTCCTGGGTGTTATGTGTTTCTACATAAACATCTTAAAAATGATCAATAGAGAGAAATGCAATGTAACAGTGATGTAAATGAGATGTCTTTCATCTCTGCAGTGATTAGCATGTAGTGTGGTAAACTGTTAGCAGCTGTTTAACAGTGATCCATAATGTCATTGAGCTTTGGTTAGTCTGTGAATTATTACACTGTAGTAGATCACAGTTAGTGAGCATTAATGTTTCTATGTGTCAATGTTAGACATTATGAAGAAAATAATCACCTTGAGGTGGAAAGCAGAGCATTGGAAGCATCTCCATCCTCAGGATTCAGAGGAGGGGCTCCAGGAGGTCACTAACCCCCCACTTCCACCTCCATCTCATCCTGCTGTTCAACAGCCAACTTTAACTGAAGTAAGACATAACCTAAACACAAATGAAGCTCTATATTCATATATAATAATTGTATCAGTGAATTTCTACTGGTAGAAgtagttattacagttattgaCAGAAACATTCTCCTTAAAGATGAAGCTTTTGTTCAGTTGTTCTTTCTCTAACTTTGGATGATTGATGAGATCATtctgtatattattattgtggttCTCTGCATAACTGGTGTAAAGTGTTTGTAAATATCACTGATCTTAATGCTTACATTATTTTACCCTTTGTTACTAATACATGATTTCCTCCCTCAGAGTCTGGAGGATGTTTTGTGTCCTGTTGATGAGCGGATGTGTGCCCGGGAAAAGCAGGAGTATGTTCAGCTGGTAAGAACCTGGACACGCCCCCTTCCCCTTCTGTAGAATTTTCTACTTAATAATGTTAATGTGTTATTGATTCTTCCTAAAATATAGATGTTCTTTTGCTTTTCAGAAAAAGGTCCCCAATCAAGAGCACAGGTACGGAGCCCAACATGGAGGCCAGTACAGGGGCCACTGTAAACCTGGCCCTATAGTGTTGATTGATGTCAGATATGGGGCCCCAACCATTGAGGACCGTACAGTCGACACCATCTTGTTGAAAGCGGAGTACTGCCCCCCACAAAATTCCTCAGTGATGGCCCCAGTGATGGCCCCAGTGAAGGGCCCAGTCTCACAGTGAGTTGTTTTAATCCTACATGTCTTTCTTGTGTCTTAGTCCGGATCGTGCTCTtacactgtgtatttgtgttttgttcctCCAGAACGGCAAAGAAGATTAAGGAGGTGAAGGTGGCAAACGAGCCGTATGTTAAAAAGCCCCCCAACGCCTTCATGCTCTTCCTGAAGGAGAACAGGAAGTCTGTGGAGGAGGAGCTGGGTGAGAGGATGAGCACTGTGGTAAACAAAGTCCTTGGTGAACGGGTGAGTGAAT
Above is a window of Gouania willdenowi unplaced genomic scaffold, fGouWil2.1 scaffold_332_arrow_ctg1, whole genome shotgun sequence DNA encoding:
- the LOC114459616 gene encoding uncharacterized protein LOC114459616, translated to MKKIITLRWKAEHWKHLHPQDSEEGLQEVTNPPLPPPSHPAVQQPTLTESLEDVLCPVDERMCAREKQEYVQLKKVPNQEHRYGAQHGGQYRGHCKPGPIVLIDVRYGAPTIEDRTVDTILLKAEYCPPQNSSVMAPVMAPVKGPVSQTAKKIKEVKVANEPYVKKPPNAFMLFLKENRKSVEEELGERMSTVVNKVLGERVSEFVQ